A window from Triplophysa dalaica isolate WHDGS20190420 chromosome 3, ASM1584641v1, whole genome shotgun sequence encodes these proteins:
- the tpra gene encoding nucleoprotein TPR, which translates to MQCAGDMAALLQQALERNEISKLPKAVQNKLEKVLGDQQTEVDSINSHHEKYKADCEQQFFNLEKKLAESQEQFLSQSKDYNCIKEENARLTEELKKLKDIEEEQGTTQESNPPRAKYEIEAENRELSRLLEKRSQEVENLSEDLKTLNDKLAETNTVKMELQFKLDELQSSEVSIQYRERRMEQEKELLQNQNTWLNSELKSKTDEVYTLSRVKGKEILELRCSLETKTGEVTRLQDQVNTFKKSNDSLQKSTEDLMNKLKEAKDQQTSMEEKYRNELNVNLKLCNLYKDAAADSEAKNAELNRAVEELNKLLKEAVSANKLTENKLSELQGGREKAESEVQVKLRNLEKELENSNTSLADFKRKGVPAFTEEELTNLSPTAAAVAKIVKPGMKLMELYNALVEAQDQLHLQKLENKRLNKILDEIVMEVETKAPILKRQREEYENMQKSMNSLCSKLEQAMKEVHRLQKETDEANKRVLVLERDNQRSERQLEDMSEQVRVLLVELEEARGNQVVREDVNSAVSSSSEVQGSRQVAFRSVQELQQQNQNLLAQVRDQEEQREREQTQAKTARQTEFEQSLEKVQKELQQVKEQMNHHKQLADSAARQRDMYRILLQTAGVELPAHGSVSGSQASTPIKPGVMSTRSTPLRAPATETVQATQAKAALKQINDAFMTYKKEKAENDKLLNEQIERLQGQGSDLLSQKAKLSSQLEFAFKRYEMLQENVNGFRREIEALREKNQKMTATHQRQEEIIHTMTQDLREASEKLAMAELRVENTRKEQDILKQVENRLTREKESILTEQRNQNLLLSNLKSIQLTMERSEMETKHRYTNQIQRLEKEIVQLKKKVEQEVEKRHTLERNQDAKLLETKKQLETQTTLHQKSKELLRSAEQQVTSLRQQLNNNDNQSTTPKPPVRTLPRVAAPGVPQQEVDELRAHLQQAEDQNSDLKERLKSTTTSVEQYRSMVLSLEESLNKEKQLAEQARSSIESQLKAAQELSQQLETRLAEAEKEKLEIQEEKIKSVESIEDRVKELKRNVTDMQTELQDALQRAAAAVAQEQKATLDSKLQAKLASEAQNKYERELMLHAADVEALQAAKKQAQMSMQNLKQQEERAQKATVELRQGRTDWELKEKGIKEELSKEKKRAEELQKQNTMLHEQMENLSSKISASAQQETGKESSLNISMSVEGKSHEQILEILRFVRREKEIAETRMEVAQVEALRYKQRMEYLEGELKELQESLSAEREKLQVTAKTLAQQDDMIKRMESMNALTETNKMLKNEKNRLEHELQQIQAKLRKLEADIQPLQESNAGLSEKNGSLEVEKRLLEEDVRRLKTRMQQLLSQQKDSDQEESKKLHSERETHLKRIQQLTEETSKLKSEVARSQASISTAQSQVQNLQDNLGKITTERDSLKKELDAKTVDIQEKLKTITQVKKIGRRYKTQYEELKEQHEKMVAEAAAKPTKEQEDSQASVQEIQNLKSSLSQAQSRTSELETQLENMQKTVQEREAEAKSLQEQLAQMQPEHKRMRAELLEKSNLEEQLRQQIADKEEKTKKAFMGAKQKINQLNNAKEQISKENEELKQQKEELEVRMGALKSQYEGRLSRQERELRDLREQQERHGDQRDEAQEPGQSKDQEVQRSSETRQITLKHTPTTDRGSASTSEPPTANIKPTPVASAPSKPSPIAGSKSTPRASIRPMVTPAPVTTPTATVMPTTQVETQEAIQSTEAPVEHVTVFGSASGTVRSTSPNIQTMQPILSLQQNQATAFVQPTQQQTSQEATATIMEVVHSSQMERPSTSTAVFGTVSATGGSSVPKRVREEEQESSSEVTDTTQDDHTHPPITKKLRIIRRVCLEDVSGTEESNDALGDASDSQQIPDASEGPYPVMGEGDDESLSQSVPMDQVSESQISGQDSSEEYKHEVIVIETDSATDEEEEEQEETAQYGDDDAENEEDDEEDGDGGMAEGAEESNEGSGSGDGNEAYEGDEAEGGGSADADVDNEESQEASDCVQKQADSQSGETIVSTLESFPAAEPVREHQPLPSIITTTTSSLGTRLPQSPRRPHHTPPPRLNIHPVPELGPPIMQRQSVQSRRLSMSRAPQLTPGIGSMQHFFDDDDRMVPSTPTLVVPHRTDGFAEAIHSPQVAGVPRFRFGPPEDMMPQASSSHSDLSHLATHGGLGMYECPLFLPTHDEESGGRSVPTTPLQVAAPVTVFTECHPSDVSETASQSVPMVTTSTGGMTAPGEAVPGDDGDDVFVAEAESEGVSSEVCLESQSEMESAQPTDDASLPSTSQEPTSSSADTSSTSTGQVKPASRLIPQHQLPRRFIRRGVGLPRGSRGRGFNRGTPI; encoded by the exons ATGCAGTGTGCCGGAGACATGGCGGCACTTCTGCAGCAAGCTCTGGAGAGAAATGAAATTAGCAAACTGCCCAAAGCTGTCCAGAACAAACTTGAGAAGGTTCTCGGCGACCAGCAGACAGAAGTAGACTCGATAAACTCACACCACGAGAAATATAAAGCGGACTGTG AGCAACAGTTCTTTAATCTCGAGAAGAAACTAGCCGAGAGTCAGGAGCAGTTTCTGTCCCAAAGTAAAGATTATAACTGTATTAAAGAGGAGAATGCCAGACTAA CTGAGGAACTTAAGAAGTTAAAGGATATAGAGGAAGAGCAGGGTACAACACAGGAG AGTAATCCACCAAGGGCCAAATATGAAATCGAGGCAGAAAACAGAGAGCTGTCACGTTTGCTTGAAAAGAGATCTCAAGAAGTGGAAAATCTCAGTG AGGATCTCAAAACACTCAATGACAAGCTTGCGGAGACCAACACAGTCAAGATGGAGCTCCAGTTTAAACTGGATGAACTTCAGTCATCTGAGGTTTCCATTCAG TATCGTGAAAGAAGAATGGAGCAAGAAAAGGAGCTTCTTCAGAACCAGAACACATGGCTGAATTCAGAGTTAAAGAGCAAGACGGATGAAGTGTATACACTATCTAGGGTGAAGGGGAAAGAAATCCTGGAGCTCAGGTGCTCTTTAGAGACCAAGACGGGAGAG GTGACCAGGCTTCAGGATCAAGTCAACACGTTCAAGAAAAGCAATGACAGCCTCCAGAAAAGTACTGAAGATCTGATGAACAAGCTCAAGGAG GCTAAAGACCAGCAAACCTCCATGGAGGAGAAGTACCGCAATGAGCTGAATGTGAATCTTAAGCTCTGTAACCTGTACAAG GATGCTGCCGCAGACTCTGAAGCCAAGAATGCCGAGCTTAACAGAGCTGTAGAAGAGCTCAACAAACTGTTGAAGGAAGCAGTGAGCG CCAATAAACTCACAGAAAATAAGCTTTCAGAGCTGCAGGGCGGAAGGGAAAAAGCAGAGTCTGAGGTACAAGTGAAGCTCAGGAATCTGGAGAAAGAGCTGGAGAACTCTAATACAAGCCTGgcagattttaaaagaaaag GTGTTCCAGCTTTCACAGAAGAAGAACTTACAAACCTGTCCCCAACTGCAGCTGCAGTAGCCAAGATTGTTAAGCCTGGTATGAAGCTTATGGAG CTGTATAACGCCTTAGTGGAGGCACAGGATCAGCTGCACCTACAGAAGCTGGAGAACAAGCGTTTGAATAAGATTCTAGATGAGATCGTCATGGAGGTGGAGACTAAGGCTCCCATCCTGAAACGCCAACGAGAGGAATACGAGAACATGCAGAAATCCATGAACAGCCTTTGTTCCAAACTGGAGCAAGCTATGAAG GAGGTCCATCGGCTGCAGAAAGAAACAGATGAAGCCAATAAGCGTGTGCTGGTGCTTGAGAGAGATAATCAGAGATCAGAGAGACAGTTAGAAGACATGTCTGAACAG GTGCGCGTGTTGCTGGTCGAGCTGGAGGAAGCTCGTGGTAATCAGGTGGTCCGTGAGGATGTGAACTCTGCGGTAAGCAGCAGCTCTGAGGTGCAGGGCTCACGGCAAGTGGCCTTCCGCAGCGTCCAGGAGCTTCAGCAGCAAAACCAAAACCTTCTGGCCCAGGTCAGAGACCAAgaagaacagagagaaagagagcagaCGCAGGCTAAGACTGCCAG GCAAACTGAGTTCGAACAGAGTCTAGAGAAGGTTCAGAAGGAGCTGCAGCAGGTCAAGGAACAGATGAACCACCACAAGCAGCTGGCTGACTCTGCCGCTCGGCAAAGAGACATGTACCGCATCCTGCTGCAGACAGCTGGAGTGGAGCTTCCAGCACACG GTTCAGTAAGTGGATCTCAGGCCTCAACTCCCATCAAACCAGGAGTCATGTCCACCAGATCTACACCACTGAGGGCTCCGGCTACAGAAACTGTTCAGGCAACACAGGCCAAAGCAGCGCTCAAACAG ATTAACGATGCATTCATgacatataaaaaagaaaaggcaGAAAACGACAAACTTCTGAATGAACAGATCGAGAGGCTTCAGGGTCAAGGGTCAGACCTGCTCTCACAGAAGGCCAAACTTTCCTCTCAGCTAGAGTTTGCTTTCAAACG gTACGAGATGCTTCAGGAGAATGTGAACGGCTTCAGACGGGAGATTGAAGCCCTGAGGGAGAAGAATCAGAAGATGACGGCCACTCATCAGAGACAGGAGGAGATCATTCACACAATGACCCAAGACCTGAGAGAAGCCAGTGAGAAGTTAGCCATGGCTGAG TTACGTGTTGAGAACACCCGCAAGGAGCAAGACATCCTGAAGCAGGTGGAGAACAGATTGACCCGGGAGAAAGAGTCCATCCTGACTGAGCAGCGAAACCAGAACCTTCTGCTCTCCAATCTTAAATCCATTCAG TTGACTATGGAGCGCTCTGAGATGGAAACCAAGCACCGCTACACCAATCAAATCCAGCGTCTGGAGAAGGAGATCGTCCAGTTAAAGAAGAAAGTGGAGCAGGAGGTGGAAAAGAGACACACGTTGGAACGCAACCAAGAT GCTAAGCTCTTGGAAACGAAAAAGCAGTTGGAGACACAGACAACACTGCATCAGAAGTCTAAGGAACTGCTAAGATCTGCTGAACAGCAGGTCACCTCTCTCAGACAGCAACTGAACAACAACGATAACCAGAGCACAACTCCCAAACCACCTGTCAGAACGTTACCTAGAG TTGCAGCCCCTGGCGTTCCTCAGCAGGAAGTGGATGAGCTTCGTGCACATTTACAACAGGCCGAGGACCAGAATTCTGACTTGAAGGAACGTCTGAAGAGCACCACCACCAGCGTAGAGCAGTACAGATCAATGGTGCTCAGCTTGGAGGAGTCTcttaacaaagaaaaacag TTGGCTGAGCAGGCACGCTCCTCTATTGAAAGCCAGCTGAAGGCAGCGCAGGAGTTAAGCCAGCAGCTGGAAACCCGACTGGCAGaagcagagaaagaaaaactgGAGATCCAGGAGGAGAAGATAAAATCTGTGGAGAGCATCGAAGATCGC GTGAAGGAACTGAAGAGGAATGTGACGGATATGCAGACAGAGCTGCAGGATGCTCTACAAAGAGCCGCAGCAGCGGTGGCCCAAGAGCAGAAAGCTACGCTGGACAGCAAACTACAG GCCAAGCTGGCCTCAGAGGCTCAGAATAAGTACGAGCGAGAGCTCATGCTCCATGCTGCGGATGTGGAAGCACTACAGGCCGCTAAGAAACAGGCACAGATGTCAATGCAGAATCTTAAGCAGCAGGAAGAGAGGGCTCAGAAGGCCACGGTTGAGCTGCGTCAGGGGCGTACTGACTGGGAGCTGAAGGAGAAGGgaataaag GAGGAGCTCTctaaagagaagaaaagagccGAGGAGCTGCAGAAACAGAACACGATGCTTCACGAACAGATGGAAAACCTCAGCAGCAAGATTTCTGCCTCTGCCCAACAGGAGACGGGGAAAGAGAGCAGTCTGAACATCTCCATGAGCGTAGAGGGCAAGTCTCATGAGCAGATCCTGGAGATCCTCAG GTTTGTTCGGCGGGAAAAAGAGATAGCCGAGACACGGATGGAGGTGGCGCAGGTGGAGGCGCTGCGCTATAAACAACGCATGGAGTACCTGGAGGGAGAGCTGAAGGAACTACAGGAGAGTCTGtctgcagagagagaaaaactaCAG GTTACTGCAAAGACCTTGGCACAGCAGGATGACATGATCAAGCGAATGGAGAGTATGAATGCTTTGACTGAGACCAACAAGATGCTGAAGAATGAGAAGAACAGGCTGGAGCATGAACTGCAGCAGATTCAGGCCAAG TTGCGTAAACTGGAAGCAGACATCCAACCCCTTCAGGAATCTAACGCTGGGCTTAGTGAGAAGAATGGCTCGTTGGAGGTTGAGAAGAGACTCCTGGAGGAGGACGTCAGACGCTTGAAAACTCGCATGCAG CAACTGCTGAGCCAACAGAAGGACAGCGATCAAGAGGAAAGTAAGAAGCTACATTCTGAGAGGGAAACCCATCTTAAACGCATCCAGCAGCTCACTGAGGAGACTAGCAAACTGAAGAGTGAGGTGGCCAG GAGCCAAGCTTCCATCAGCACAGCTCAAAGCCAGGTGCAGAACCTGCAGGACAACTTGGGGAAGATAACCACAGAAAGAGATAGTCTGAAGAAGGAGCTGGACGCCAAGACTGTAGACATTCAGGAGAAACTCAAAACTATCACGCAGGTCAAGAAGATCGGCCGTCGCTACAAAACTCAGTACGAAGAACTTAAAGAACAGCATGAGAAG ATGGTGGCAGAGGCTGCTGCTAAGCCAACAAAGGAGCAGGAAGACAGCCAGGCCTCCGTGCAAGAGATTCAGAACCTGAAGAGCTCACTGAGTCAGGCTCAGAGCAGAACCTCAGAGCTGGAAACACAGCTGGAAAACATGCAGAAG ACAGTCCAGGAGCGTGAAGCAGAGGCGAAGAGCCTCCAGGAGCAGCTGGCACAGATGCAGCCAGAGCACAAGCGCATGAGGGCGGAGCTACTAGAGAAGAGTAACCTGGAGGAGCAGCTACGGCAACAGATTGCAGATAAAGAGGAGAAGACCAAAAAAGCTTTCATGGGCGCCAAGCAGAAGATCAACCAGCTCAACA ATGCTAAAGAGCAGATTTCAAAGGAGAATGAGGAGCTGAAGCAGCAAAAAGAGGAGTTGGAGGTGAGGATGGGTGCGCTTAAGTCACAGTATGAAGGCCGACTGAGCCGACAGGAGAGGGAGCTGCGAGACCTCCGTGAGCAGCAGGAGAGACATGGCGACCAGAGAGATGAAGCTCAGGAGCCTGGTCAAAGCAAg GATCAGGAGGTTCAGAGGTCTTCAGAAACCCGACAgatcactctcaaacacacacctaCTACTGACAGAGGAAG CGCCAGCACATCAGAGCCCCCCACAGCTAACATTAAGCCCACACCAGTCGCAAGTGCCCCCAGTAAACCCTCACCCATTGCAGGAAGCAAATCCACCCCCAGGGCAAGCATCCGTCCAATGGTAACGCCAGCTCCAGTGACCACTCCTACTGCCACCGTAATGCCCACCACGCAAGTTGAAACCCAGGAAG CCATTCAGTCCACTGAGGCACCAGTGGAGCACGTGACTGTCTTCGGAAGTGCCAGCGGCACAGTACGCTCAACCAGTCCTAACATCCAGACCATGCAGCCAATCCTCAGCCTGCAGCAGAATCAAGCCACCGCCTTTGTCCAGCCTACTCAACAGCAGACCAGTCAGGAGGCAACAGCTACTATTATGGAGGTGGTTCATAGCTCACAGATGGAGAGACCATCCACCTCCACTGCTGTCTTTGGCACAG TGTCGGCCACAGGAGGCTCATCTGTGCCCAAGCGTGTGCGTGAGGAGGAGCAAGAGAGCTCCAGTGAGGTGACCGACACCACACAGGATGACCACACCCACCCCCCCATAACCAAGAAGCTGCGCATCATAAGACGTGTTTGTCTGGAG GACGTTTCGGGTACAGAGGAGAGCAATGATGCTTTGGGTGACGCTTCAGACAGTCAGCAGATTCCAGATGCCAGTGAG GGACCCTATCCTGTGATGGGAGAGGGAGATGATGAGTCTTTGTCTCAATCTGTCCCAATGGATCAGGTGAGCGAGTCTCAGATCAGTGGGCAGGACTCGTCTGAGGAGTACAAACATGAAGTCATTGTCATAGAGACAGACAGCGCCActgatgaggaagaggaggagcaGGAAGAGACGGCAcag TATGGAGATGATGATGCTGAAAAcgaggaggatgatgaagaagatggcGATGGAGGGATGGCAGAAGGAGCAGAGGAGAGTAATGAAGGCAGCGGGAGCGGAGATGGCAATGAGGCCTATGAGGGGGATGAGGCAGAG GGCGGAGGGTCAGCGGATGCTGATGTCGACAATGAGGAAAGTCAAGAAGCATCTGATTGCGTCCAGAAACAGGCAGATTCTCAGAGTG GTGAAACTATTGTCAGCACCCTGGAATCTTTTCCTGCTGCTGAGCCTGTGAGGGAGCACCAGCCACTTCCCAGCATCATCACCACAACCACCTCCTCCCTGGGAACTCGCCTGCCCCAGTCTCCACGCAGGCCGCATCACACCCCACCCCCACGCCTCAACATCCACCCAGTCCCTGAGCTTGGCCCCCCCATCATGCAG agacagtcaGTACAGAGCAGACGGCTCTCCATGAGTCGGGCACCCCAGCTGACACCTGGAATCGGAAGCATG CAACATTTCTTTGATGACGACGACAGGATGGTTCCCAGCACTCCCACCCTTGTGGTTCCCCACCGCACGGACGGCTTCGCAGAGGCCATTCA TTCCCCTCAGGTGGCCGGCGTACCTCGCTTCCGTTTCGGCCCTCCTGAAGACATGATGCCCCAAGCTAGCTCGTCTCACTCTGACTTGAGCCATTTGGCCACACACGGAG GTTTGGGGATGTATGAGTGCCCTCTCTTCTTGCCTACCCATGATGAGGAGTCTGGAGGCAGGAGTGTGCCCACCACCCCTCTACAGGTTGCAGCTCCAG TGACAGTATTTACAGAATGCCACCCGTCTGATGTGTCAGAGACAGCCTCCCAGTCCGTCCCCATGGTGACCACGTCCACTGGCGGTATGACAGCCCCAGGGGAAGCTGTTCCGGGAGACGACGGCGATGACGTCTTCGTAGCTGAGGCTGAGAGTGAAGG GGTGAGTAGTGAGGTGTGTCTGGAGAGCCAGTCGGAGATGGAATCTGCACAGCCAACTGATGATGCAAGTCTGCCCTCCACCAGCCAAGAGCCAACGTCCAGCTCTGCAG ACACTAGTAGCACCAGTACAGGACAGGTCAAACCTGCAAGTCGGCTCATTCCCCAGCACCAGCTGCCCCGGAGGTTTATCAGAAGAG GTGTTGGTTTACCCCGTGGAAGTCGGGGTCGAGGATTCAATAGGGGCACTCCCATCTAA